Proteins encoded in a region of the Suricata suricatta isolate VVHF042 chromosome 10, meerkat_22Aug2017_6uvM2_HiC, whole genome shotgun sequence genome:
- the APOL6 gene encoding apolipoprotein L6 — translation MVANSMAVVSGAMSILGLVLAPAMAGGSLMFSAAGKGLGTVAGVTSILAHILGHFQNQEARAQASSLVPSHGHEVGEPGRQKASYLMAVGKMAYDCGSTIEEIKKDIRAFQIARAHPRLATAAKRLLATGQVSARRSRRVQRAFKGTTLLMTANVRLLGSAMAGLSLSQDLTALLRDWKQLKEGATTKSAEELRAQTWELERTLTELTQLYESLRQRKLLQEEWPRSSSSGGDTGSLPQPPASCCFESSAWT, via the exons ATGGTGGCCAACTCCATGGCGGTGGTCTCCGGAGCCATGAGCATCCTGGGTCTCGTCCTTGCTCCAGCAATGGCAGGAGGAAGTCTGATGTTCTCCGCTGCTGGTAAAGGTTTGGGGACAGTCGCTGGGGTCACCAGCATCTTGGCCCACATTTTGGGACACTTTCAGAATCAAGAAGCCCGAGCTCAGGCCAGCAGCCTAGTGCCCAGCCATGGCCACGAGGTCGGAGAGCCTGGGCGACAGAAGGCATCTTACCTCATGGCTGTCGGGAAGATGGCCTATGATTGTGGAAGTACCATTGAGGAGATTAAGAAGGACATCCGTGCCTTTCAGATAGCCAGAGCCCACCCGCGTCTGGCCACCGCTGCCAAGCGTCTCCTGGCCACCGGCCAAGTCTCGGCCCGGAGGAGCAGGCGGGTGCAAAGGGCCTTCAAAGGCACGACGCTGCTAATGACAGCAAATGTTCGCTTGCTGGGGAGTGCGATGGCGGGCTTATCCCTCAGCCAGGACTTGACCGCCCTCCTGAGGGACTGGAAGCAACTGAAGGAAGGAGCAACGACGAAGTCTGCGGAGGAGCTGAGGGCCCAGACTTGGGAGCTGGAAAGGACGCTGACAGAACTCACCCAGCTCTATGAGAGCCTGCGGCAGAGG AAACTCTTGCAAGAGGAATGGCCCAGGAGCTCATCTTCGGGTGGAGACACGGggtctctgccccagcccccagccag cTGCTGTTTTGAAAGCAGTGCCTGGACATGa